A genomic region of Ewingella sp. CoE-038-23 contains the following coding sequences:
- the alsS gene encoding acetolactate synthase AlsS — protein sequence MKNSDSKNAWKCGADLVVAQLEQQGVKHVFGIPGAKIDRVFDSLVDSSIVTIPVRHEANAAFMAGAVGRLTSKAGVALVTSGPGCSNLITGVATATSEGDPLVAIGGAVKRADHVKQVHQTMDTVSMFRPVTKFAAEVTSSSALSEVLANGFRAAEFGRPGASFISLPMDIINEPAQGRLLSAHSPTLGSAPHDAIRQVSACLKKAKRPVLLLGLMSSQPRNAQAIRRFLNKSDLPVTSTYQAAGVIEQAHFHRFAGRVGLFNNQAGDRLLRNADLVITVGYSPVEYEPAQWSNGTAELVHIDVVPAETDSDYTPDVELVGDIADTLDLLTEQVHQQFTLSTETLSILDDRRQQRELLAQKGRSLNQFAIHPLRLVRAMQDIVNSDVTLCVDMGSFHIWIARYLYSFRARQVLISNGQQTMGVALPWAIGAALVEPGRKVVSVSGDGGFMQSSMELETAVRLGVNLLHIIWVDDCYNMVAIQEEKKYQRTSGVKFGPIDFKAYAEAFGAKGFAVTSSDTLESTLRAAMDVQGPAVVAVPVDYSDNALLMGQLNMGEMF from the coding sequence ATGAAAAATTCAGACAGCAAAAATGCGTGGAAATGTGGCGCGGACTTAGTGGTAGCCCAGCTTGAACAGCAGGGCGTGAAGCACGTGTTTGGTATTCCCGGCGCCAAGATTGACCGGGTATTTGACTCGCTGGTCGACTCCTCTATTGTGACCATTCCGGTACGCCACGAGGCTAACGCCGCCTTTATGGCCGGGGCCGTCGGCCGCCTGACCAGCAAAGCAGGCGTGGCGCTGGTCACCTCGGGGCCCGGCTGCTCAAACCTGATCACCGGCGTGGCGACCGCCACCTCAGAAGGTGACCCGCTGGTGGCCATTGGCGGCGCGGTAAAACGCGCCGACCATGTGAAACAGGTCCACCAGACCATGGACACGGTGTCGATGTTCCGCCCGGTGACCAAGTTCGCCGCCGAAGTGACTTCGTCATCTGCCCTGTCCGAAGTGCTGGCGAACGGCTTTCGCGCCGCCGAATTTGGCCGCCCCGGAGCCTCTTTTATCAGCCTGCCGATGGACATTATCAATGAACCGGCGCAGGGCCGCTTGCTGAGTGCACACTCGCCAACCCTCGGCAGCGCGCCGCACGACGCGATCCGCCAAGTCTCCGCCTGCCTGAAGAAAGCCAAAAGGCCGGTGCTGCTGCTCGGCCTGATGTCTAGCCAGCCGCGCAATGCACAAGCCATTCGCCGCTTCCTCAACAAAAGCGACCTGCCGGTCACCAGCACCTACCAGGCGGCGGGCGTGATTGAACAGGCGCACTTCCATCGTTTTGCCGGACGCGTCGGCTTGTTCAACAATCAGGCCGGTGACCGCCTGCTGCGCAATGCTGATCTGGTTATCACCGTCGGCTACAGCCCGGTGGAGTATGAACCGGCGCAGTGGAGCAACGGCACGGCGGAGCTGGTGCATATTGACGTGGTGCCTGCCGAGACGGACAGCGACTACACGCCGGATGTTGAACTGGTGGGCGACATCGCCGACACGCTGGACTTGCTGACCGAGCAGGTCCACCAGCAGTTTACCCTCAGTACCGAGACACTTTCGATCCTCGATGACCGCCGCCAGCAGCGCGAACTGCTGGCGCAGAAAGGCCGCAGCCTGAACCAGTTCGCCATTCATCCTCTTCGTTTGGTGCGGGCAATGCAGGACATCGTCAACAGCGACGTCACCCTGTGCGTGGATATGGGCAGTTTCCACATCTGGATCGCCCGCTATCTGTATAGCTTCCGGGCGCGGCAGGTGTTGATTTCCAACGGCCAACAGACCATGGGCGTGGCGCTGCCGTGGGCGATTGGCGCGGCGCTGGTAGAACCCGGCCGCAAAGTGGTGTCGGTGTCCGGCGATGGCGGCTTTATGCAGTCGAGCATGGAGCTGGAAACCGCGGTGCGGCTCGGCGTGAATCTGCTGCACATCATCTGGGTGGATGATTGCTACAACATGGTGGCGATTCAGGAAGAGAAGAAATACCAGCGCACTTCCGGCGTAAAATTCGGCCCGATAGACTTTAAAGCCTATGCCGAAGCCTTCGGCGCTAAGGGTTTTGCCGTCACGTCGTCCGACACGCTGGAAAGCACCTTGCGCGCCGCCATGGACGTGCAAGGCCCGGCGGTGGTCGCCGTGCCGGTGGATTACAGCGACAACGCCCTGCTGATGGGGCAATTAAATATGGGTGAAATGTTCTAG
- a CDS encoding SRPBCC family protein, whose translation MTQKSPPRLELEYRLDAPPEKVWRAISTPTLRQQWLPDNLLASAEPLSTTPNQELRLRMRDDQPPYLESTVLFQIRPDHGDGSVLKIVHTLDDVRIAANDADALLMCAA comes from the coding sequence ATGACGCAAAAATCGCCCCCACGGCTTGAGCTGGAATACCGGCTCGACGCCCCGCCGGAAAAGGTCTGGCGGGCCATCAGTACCCCCACTCTGCGCCAGCAGTGGCTGCCGGATAATCTGCTCGCCAGTGCCGAACCGCTGAGTACCACCCCCAACCAAGAGCTGCGTTTGCGCATGCGCGACGACCAGCCGCCGTACCTCGAAAGCACGGTGCTGTTTCAGATTCGGCCCGACCACGGCGACGGCAGTGTGCTGAAGATTGTTCACACCCTAGATGATGTCAGAATTGCCGCCAACGATGCCGACGCCCTGCTGATGTGCGCCGCCTAA
- a CDS encoding carboxymuconolactone decarboxylase family protein, giving the protein MSQPLNRETLQRVAPKLSELTHDVLFGDIWQRPDLTPRDRSLITLATLTALGRSGQIPWHIDFALSNGVERQEMVELFTHLAFYAGWPAAVAALECLPQE; this is encoded by the coding sequence ATGTCCCAACCGTTGAACCGCGAAACCCTGCAACGGGTTGCCCCAAAACTGTCCGAACTCACCCACGACGTGCTGTTTGGTGATATCTGGCAACGCCCGGATTTAACACCCCGCGACCGGAGTTTGATCACGCTGGCGACGCTCACCGCCCTTGGCCGCAGCGGGCAGATCCCCTGGCATATTGATTTTGCGCTGAGCAACGGCGTCGAGCGCCAAGAGATGGTCGAACTGTTCACCCATTTGGCGTTTTACGCCGGATGGCCCGCCGCCGTGGCCGCCCTTGAATGCTTGCCGCAGGAGTAA
- a CDS encoding ArsR/SmtB family transcription factor — protein MNENDIFKALADPTRRAIFDKLVAGSMNASALREGLTISQSAMSQHLAVLRNAHLIREEKQGRFVNYDVDPDGVALIAQWLAKYRAFWPERIDSLKTLLKDME, from the coding sequence ATGAATGAAAATGACATCTTTAAAGCGCTGGCGGACCCCACCCGCCGCGCCATCTTCGACAAACTGGTGGCGGGCAGTATGAATGCCAGCGCCCTGCGCGAAGGTTTGACCATCAGCCAGTCCGCCATGTCGCAGCATCTGGCGGTGCTGCGTAACGCCCATCTGATCCGCGAAGAAAAACAGGGAAGATTTGTGAATTACGACGTCGACCCGGATGGCGTCGCCCTTATCGCGCAATGGCTGGCGAAGTACCGCGCCTTCTGGCCTGAGCGTATCGACAGTCTTAAAACCTTGTTGAAGGACATGGAATAA
- the budA gene encoding acetolactate decarboxylase has protein sequence MTAHKLHRHDDHSDCSCVADITRSALQLQQQHPERVIYQSSMMSALLSGVYEGNTTMADLLKHGDFGLGTFNHLDGELIAFNSNIFQLRGDGTARRAQPDQKTPFAVMTFFNPTNEYHLDKPHSRDEIHQIIDEVIASNNTFCALRIDGVFSRVDTRTVPEQHRPYKPMLEAIEAQPTFHIENSEGVLIGFLTPEYMQGINVAGYHEHFINRERSSGGHVLDYQLESGVLTFGTVDKLLIDFPTDSDFMQADLSPENLDDAIRSVES, from the coding sequence ATGACAGCCCACAAACTTCACCGCCACGATGACCACAGCGACTGCTCTTGCGTGGCGGATATCACGCGCAGTGCCCTGCAACTTCAGCAGCAGCACCCTGAGCGCGTTATCTACCAGTCCTCAATGATGAGCGCCCTGCTGAGCGGGGTTTATGAAGGCAACACCACCATGGCTGACCTGCTGAAACATGGCGATTTCGGCCTCGGCACTTTCAACCATCTTGACGGCGAGCTGATCGCCTTCAACAGCAACATCTTCCAACTGCGCGGCGACGGTACGGCGCGACGGGCGCAGCCGGATCAGAAAACCCCGTTTGCCGTGATGACATTCTTCAACCCGACTAATGAATATCACCTCGACAAGCCCCATAGCCGCGATGAAATTCACCAGATCATTGATGAAGTGATTGCCAGCAATAACACCTTCTGCGCCCTGCGCATTGACGGCGTGTTTAGCCGCGTTGACACCCGCACCGTGCCGGAACAGCACCGTCCGTACAAGCCGATGCTGGAAGCCATTGAGGCCCAGCCGACCTTCCATATTGAGAATTCCGAAGGGGTGCTGATTGGCTTCCTCACGCCGGAATATATGCAAGGCATTAACGTCGCCGGTTACCACGAACACTTTATTAATCGCGAGCGCAGCAGCGGCGGCCACGTGCTGGATTATCAGTTGGAAAGCGGCGTTTTAACCTTCGGCACGGTAGACAAATTGCTGATCGACTTCCCAACGGACAGTGACTTTATGCAGGCCGATCTCAGCCCCGAAAACCTTGATGACGCTATTCGCTCGGTTGAAAGCTAA
- a CDS encoding isochorismatase family protein: protein MKKLFACSVLALSMSASSLAFATTAAQAPTIRTMSGAQATTSLEANATALIVIDFQNEYFSGKMPIPDGMKALKNTQRLVKFAHDHKMPVFFVRHLGPANGPLFAEGSKFAEFHKDLQPTSVDHVITKATPSSFVGTDLDKQLKKLGIKKLLVTGLMTHMCVSSTARDAVPLDYEVIIPEDATATRDLATWDNKVVDHATLQRAALAGVADVFAEIKTTDAVLELPVH, encoded by the coding sequence ATGAAAAAGTTATTTGCATGCAGCGTACTGGCGTTATCTATGTCAGCTTCTAGTTTGGCGTTTGCCACCACGGCGGCACAGGCTCCGACTATTCGCACCATGTCCGGCGCGCAGGCGACGACTTCTCTTGAAGCCAACGCCACGGCGCTGATTGTGATCGACTTCCAAAACGAATATTTCAGCGGGAAAATGCCGATTCCTGATGGTATGAAAGCCCTAAAAAACACCCAGCGTCTGGTGAAATTCGCCCATGACCACAAAATGCCAGTGTTCTTCGTCCGCCACCTTGGCCCAGCCAATGGCCCGCTGTTCGCCGAAGGCAGTAAATTTGCTGAGTTCCACAAAGACCTGCAACCGACCAGCGTTGACCACGTAATCACCAAAGCCACGCCAAGCTCCTTCGTCGGGACTGACTTGGATAAACAGCTGAAAAAGCTGGGGATCAAGAAGCTGCTGGTCACCGGTTTGATGACCCACATGTGTGTCTCTTCCACGGCGCGCGACGCCGTGCCATTGGACTATGAAGTGATTATTCCAGAAGACGCCACTGCAACCCGTGACCTGGCGACCTGGGATAACAAGGTGGTGGATCACGCAACACTGCAACGCGCAGCGCTGGCGGGCGTGGCTGACGTATTTGCTGAAATCAAAACTACTGACGCCGTGCTGGAACTGCCGGTTCACTAA
- a CDS encoding RidA family protein gives MSDRQIITPPAMQALAERAGYAPAVLVGNTLYCAGQVGRTADLQVISDPETQFTACWENLRTVLEQAGCTFDDVVEMTTYHVDMKQHMDVFRRVKDRLFPRGKCAWTCIGVTELAHPGLLVEVKCIAVKRPA, from the coding sequence GTGTCAGACAGACAAATCATCACGCCCCCGGCGATGCAAGCGTTAGCAGAGAGAGCCGGTTACGCCCCAGCGGTGCTGGTCGGCAATACCCTTTATTGCGCTGGTCAGGTTGGCCGTACGGCAGATTTGCAAGTGATCAGCGATCCTGAAACACAGTTCACTGCCTGCTGGGAGAACCTGCGTACCGTGCTGGAACAGGCGGGATGCACCTTCGACGACGTGGTGGAGATGACAACTTATCACGTTGATATGAAACAACATATGGACGTTTTCCGCCGGGTCAAAGACCGTCTTTTCCCTCGCGGGAAATGCGCATGGACCTGCATCGGCGTCACCGAGTTGGCTCATCCGGGCTTACTGGTTGAAGTGAAATGTATCGCGGTGAAGCGCCCGGCCTGA
- a CDS encoding NADPH-dependent FMN reductase, producing MKIQIIIGSVREGRIGPQIAQWVHDSVIAAGEECRAEIIDLAQWPLPMDDEPFMPSSGQYLQPHTLRWSEKISQGQMMIFVFPQYNWGYPAALKNAIDHLYHEWKDKPALMISYANRGGGKAATQLKQVLEGIHMQPLSAGIEIKLSELEFAEDGAIAQAAKGLSPYLPRLVDALKEALSLTHASR from the coding sequence ATGAAAATACAGATCATTATTGGCAGTGTTCGAGAAGGCCGTATTGGCCCGCAAATCGCCCAGTGGGTGCATGACAGCGTGATAGCCGCAGGCGAAGAGTGTCGCGCAGAAATTATCGACTTGGCGCAGTGGCCGCTGCCGATGGACGACGAGCCGTTTATGCCTTCTTCCGGCCAATATCTTCAGCCGCACACGCTGCGCTGGAGTGAGAAAATCAGCCAAGGGCAGATGATGATTTTTGTCTTCCCGCAATACAATTGGGGCTACCCAGCGGCGCTGAAAAATGCCATCGACCACCTTTATCATGAGTGGAAAGACAAGCCAGCCCTGATGATCAGCTACGCCAATCGCGGCGGCGGTAAGGCCGCAACTCAGTTAAAGCAAGTATTGGAAGGTATTCACATGCAGCCGCTGAGTGCGGGCATTGAGATTAAACTCTCCGAGCTGGAGTTCGCTGAGGATGGCGCGATTGCTCAGGCGGCCAAAGGGCTGAGTCCTTATCTTCCACGGCTGGTTGACGCGCTAAAAGAGGCACTTTCGCTCACTCACGCAAGCCGTTAA
- a CDS encoding oxidoreductase — MSNQDSPRVALIGPGAIGTTIAAVMHEVGRTPAIYGRTPHPQLELRFDGGEIRVPGPVKVDVPQLSQPYDLVFVAVKTTQIDAIAPWLSALCGPQTVVCALQNGVEQQTLLSPYLAGGPVLPSVVWFPAQREADASVWLRSKPRLTLPDMPAAQRVIQALEGTRCSVEVEADFISVAWRKLLQNAVAGLMVLTGRRAGMFSRSDITDLSLAYLRECLLVARAEGATLGDDVPQQIIAGFHQAPADLGTSILADRQAGRQLEWDIRNGVVQRYGRKHGIATPISDLVVPLLAAASDGPG, encoded by the coding sequence ATGAGCAATCAAGATTCCCCACGCGTGGCGCTAATTGGTCCCGGGGCAATTGGCACCACTATCGCCGCCGTGATGCACGAAGTCGGGCGTACTCCGGCGATTTATGGCCGCACGCCCCATCCGCAGCTTGAGCTGCGCTTCGACGGCGGCGAGATCCGCGTGCCGGGGCCGGTAAAGGTGGATGTTCCACAGTTGAGTCAGCCTTACGATCTGGTTTTTGTGGCGGTGAAAACCACCCAGATTGACGCCATAGCCCCCTGGTTGTCCGCCCTCTGTGGCCCGCAAACCGTGGTCTGCGCCCTGCAAAACGGTGTTGAACAGCAAACCCTGCTTTCCCCTTATCTTGCCGGAGGGCCAGTGCTGCCTTCGGTGGTATGGTTCCCCGCCCAGCGCGAAGCCGACGCGTCAGTATGGCTGCGCAGCAAGCCGCGCCTCACCCTGCCCGACATGCCCGCCGCTCAGCGTGTTATTCAGGCACTCGAGGGGACGAGGTGTTCAGTCGAAGTCGAGGCTGACTTCATTTCGGTGGCGTGGCGCAAGCTGTTGCAGAACGCCGTCGCCGGGCTGATGGTGTTGACCGGCCGCCGAGCGGGGATGTTCTCTCGCAGCGATATCACCGACCTGTCGCTGGCCTACCTGCGCGAATGCCTGCTCGTGGCGCGCGCCGAAGGAGCAACGCTGGGGGATGATGTCCCACAGCAGATCATCGCGGGCTTCCATCAAGCCCCCGCGGATCTGGGTACATCGATTCTCGCCGACCGACAGGCGGGACGGCAGCTTGAATGGGATATTCGCAACGGCGTGGTGCAGCGCTATGGCCGCAAACACGGCATTGCCACGCCAATCAGCGACTTAGTGGTGCCGCTGTTGGCAGCCGCCAGCGACGGCCCCGGCTGA
- a CDS encoding XapX domain-containing protein, whose translation MQMLLALGAGLFVGLLFSWLRVPLPAPPTLTGIIGAFGVFMGSVLFRLIVR comes from the coding sequence ATGCAGATGCTGCTGGCGCTCGGCGCGGGCCTGTTTGTCGGCCTGCTGTTCTCATGGCTGCGCGTGCCTTTGCCTGCACCGCCCACGCTAACCGGCATTATCGGCGCGTTCGGGGTGTTTATGGGCAGCGTGCTATTTCGGCTAATCGTAAGGTAA
- a CDS encoding AraC family transcriptional regulator, whose amino-acid sequence MPTTPSSLPLSARLIVHPAGGGVPTHQHHSGQLTVVLGGTMRVTADKGWWLAPPGLAVWVPPQTPHAASYSETSSLINVNFPPQIAQRLPAECRALAVSDLLRELAREAVRLEDEQEKNAERVAQSLGLIAELMVLQLVRPVATPGLFVPHGQDRRLRKAIAILHQEPGADLSIEALAARVNSSERTLSRLFVAETGMTFRRWREHMRLVTSIDKLARGHTITATALELGYSSASSFTTLFTRVLGVPPRRYMSLMREQSEEA is encoded by the coding sequence ATGCCCACCACCCCATCCTCATTACCTCTTAGTGCCCGTTTAATTGTCCATCCTGCCGGTGGCGGTGTGCCGACGCATCAACACCATAGCGGGCAATTGACGGTGGTGCTGGGCGGGACAATGCGCGTCACGGCGGATAAAGGTTGGTGGCTGGCCCCGCCGGGACTGGCGGTATGGGTGCCGCCGCAGACGCCGCACGCCGCGTCTTACAGTGAAACGTCGTCGCTGATAAATGTTAACTTCCCGCCGCAGATTGCCCAGCGCCTGCCCGCCGAGTGTCGGGCTTTGGCGGTGTCTGATTTACTGCGTGAACTGGCCCGCGAGGCGGTAAGGCTGGAGGATGAGCAGGAGAAAAATGCGGAGCGCGTGGCGCAATCGTTGGGGCTGATTGCCGAACTGATGGTATTACAGCTGGTGCGTCCCGTCGCCACGCCCGGCCTGTTTGTGCCTCACGGGCAGGACCGACGCTTGCGCAAGGCGATTGCTATTTTGCATCAGGAACCGGGGGCGGATTTGAGCATTGAGGCGCTGGCCGCACGGGTGAACAGCAGTGAACGCACCCTCTCCCGGCTGTTTGTCGCCGAGACGGGGATGACTTTCCGCCGCTGGCGCGAGCATATGCGCCTGGTGACCTCTATCGATAAGCTGGCTCGCGGTCATACCATCACCGCCACCGCGCTGGAGCTGGGCTATTCCAGCGCCAGCAGCTTCACCACCCTGTTCACCCGCGTGCTGGGCGTGCCGCCGCGACGCTATATGTCTTTGATGCGCGAACAGTCGGAAGAGGCCTAG
- a CDS encoding ATP-dependent Clp protease proteolytic subunit — protein MPDAMQIIPMVVEQSSTGERSFDIYSRLLRERIIFLNGEVNDGMAILICAQMLFLEAENPQRPINLYINSPGGSVTSGLAIYDTMRFIQAPVHTLCMGTAGSMGSFLLMAGEPGHRLALPNASVVVHQPSGGFQGQATDIFIHAQNMQRTKSLMIKLYAEHCGRTTEEVERALDRDNFMTAEQAAEWGLIDRVLHHRQPAENLL, from the coding sequence ATGCCAGACGCGATGCAAATTATCCCGATGGTGGTGGAGCAATCCAGCACCGGCGAGCGCTCTTTCGACATCTATTCGCGTCTGCTGCGTGAAAGGATCATCTTTCTCAATGGCGAAGTGAATGACGGCATGGCGATTTTAATCTGCGCGCAAATGCTGTTTTTAGAGGCAGAAAACCCTCAGCGGCCGATTAATCTCTACATCAATTCCCCTGGCGGGTCAGTGACCAGCGGATTGGCGATTTACGACACCATGCGCTTTATTCAGGCACCGGTGCACACGCTGTGCATGGGCACGGCGGGCTCGATGGGGTCATTCTTGCTGATGGCCGGAGAGCCGGGGCATCGCCTCGCCTTGCCAAATGCCTCCGTGGTGGTACATCAGCCGTCGGGCGGATTTCAGGGGCAAGCCACGGATATTTTCATCCACGCGCAGAACATGCAGCGAACCAAAAGCTTGATGATTAAGCTCTATGCCGAGCACTGCGGGCGCACCACCGAAGAGGTCGAGCGAGCGCTCGACCGCGATAACTTTATGACCGCCGAACAGGCGGCCGAATGGGGATTGATTGACCGCGTGCTGCACCATCGCCAGCCAGCGGAGAATCTGCTTTAA
- a CDS encoding LysR substrate-binding domain-containing protein yields the protein MTPITSTLDLDALRSFVVGIECGSFAQAAARLHRSTSAVSVHVKKLEQQCQAQLVKKQGRHLVLTPSGERLMGYAKRLLAVNDEALMSLRGALLQGSVQLGLQEDFGESFIPPVLGQFAKAHDGVQVTAHIARNQVLIEATESGEMDLALIWCQQQPHNAFTPLKRLPLRWISTPDFPLSDYLQRGEPVPLVMFESPCLFRKCATDALDAAGIAWRVAFVSQSLGGIWAAVNAGLGITVRSAIGVPDSLTSNLSAQLPALPSMAIGLIQRQPKPSEVVEQLKQLLLLELERQL from the coding sequence ATGACGCCTATTACCTCAACGCTGGATCTCGACGCGCTGCGCAGTTTTGTGGTGGGAATTGAGTGCGGCAGCTTTGCTCAGGCCGCCGCGCGCCTGCACCGATCCACCTCGGCGGTGAGCGTGCACGTCAAAAAGCTCGAGCAGCAGTGTCAGGCGCAACTGGTGAAAAAGCAGGGGCGTCACTTGGTGCTGACACCCAGCGGTGAGCGGCTGATGGGCTACGCCAAACGACTTTTGGCGGTCAATGATGAAGCCCTGATGTCGCTGCGCGGTGCGTTATTGCAGGGCAGCGTGCAGCTTGGCTTGCAGGAAGATTTTGGCGAAAGCTTTATTCCGCCGGTGCTCGGGCAGTTCGCCAAAGCCCACGACGGCGTGCAGGTGACGGCGCATATCGCCCGCAATCAGGTGCTGATAGAAGCGACGGAAAGCGGCGAGATGGATTTGGCGCTGATCTGGTGCCAGCAGCAGCCACACAATGCCTTTACGCCGTTGAAAAGATTACCGCTACGCTGGATCTCTACCCCGGACTTCCCCCTGAGTGACTATCTCCAGCGCGGCGAACCCGTGCCGCTGGTGATGTTCGAGTCGCCGTGTCTGTTTCGCAAATGCGCCACCGACGCGCTGGACGCGGCGGGCATTGCGTGGCGGGTAGCCTTTGTCAGCCAGAGTCTGGGCGGGATATGGGCGGCGGTGAATGCGGGATTAGGGATCACCGTGCGCTCGGCAATTGGCGTGCCGGACTCTCTGACGTCAAACCTCAGTGCCCAGCTGCCCGCGCTACCTTCCATGGCCATCGGCTTGATCCAGCGCCAGCCGAAACCTTCTGAAGTGGTAGAACAACTGAAGCAATTACTGCTACTGGAGCTGGAGCGGCAGCTGTGA
- a CDS encoding tautomerase family protein, producing the protein MPISRITFHQASYDAEQITQVSAILHQTLVDAFAVPANDRFQVLEPKAPGELVYDPHYLAQGRTPRFLLFSILGGKPRSSAQKAEFYQLLTDRLVAALAISPSDVMVTVQFNSLDDWCFAEGKIASA; encoded by the coding sequence ATGCCGATTTCGCGCATTACCTTTCACCAAGCCAGCTACGACGCGGAACAAATAACACAGGTTTCCGCGATTTTGCACCAGACACTGGTGGATGCCTTTGCCGTCCCCGCCAATGACCGTTTTCAGGTGCTAGAACCCAAAGCGCCGGGCGAACTGGTGTATGACCCGCACTATCTGGCGCAGGGCCGGACCCCGCGTTTTCTGCTGTTTTCAATTCTTGGCGGCAAGCCGCGCAGCAGCGCGCAGAAAGCCGAATTCTACCAGCTGCTGACTGACAGGCTAGTGGCCGCCCTTGCAATCAGCCCGTCAGACGTGATGGTGACGGTGCAATTCAACAGCCTCGATGACTGGTGTTTTGCTGAAGGAAAAATAGCCTCGGCCTAA
- a CDS encoding GlxA family transcriptional regulator, with the protein MSAIKIGIVVFNDIIPFHLSVPCAVFEKAVDAQGKPLYQLFVCGTESGPLRTNTGFSIVADHPLHKLEEADMVIVPSWSQPEVLPPQELIDALLRAHQRGAKVVGLCMGAFVLAAAGLLDGRPATTHWNWMNDFIRLYPSLKVDQNVLYVDDGDIVTSAGTSASIDCCLHLVRQQCGADIANSVARQLVVPPHRQGGQAQFVERPVYNTAGGDRFMQALNWASSHLQHALTVEQLADKALMSRRSFTRRFQQVTGTTFTQWLLNQRLSVAQRFLEKTDQPVERIAQEAGFGSALSMRRHFQQQFKTSPSLYRREFKTLGE; encoded by the coding sequence ATGTCCGCGATTAAAATCGGAATTGTAGTATTTAACGATATCATCCCTTTCCACCTCTCCGTGCCTTGCGCCGTGTTTGAAAAGGCAGTGGATGCCCAGGGTAAACCTTTGTATCAACTGTTTGTTTGTGGCACAGAGTCCGGCCCGTTGCGCACCAACACCGGCTTTTCCATCGTAGCGGATCACCCGCTACATAAGCTGGAAGAGGCGGATATGGTGATTGTGCCGAGCTGGAGTCAGCCGGAGGTTTTGCCGCCACAAGAGCTGATTGATGCCCTGCTTCGCGCTCACCAGCGCGGGGCCAAAGTGGTCGGCTTATGCATGGGGGCTTTTGTTCTGGCAGCGGCGGGGTTACTCGATGGCCGCCCGGCCACCACCCACTGGAACTGGATGAACGATTTTATCCGCCTCTACCCGTCGCTGAAGGTGGACCAAAACGTACTTTATGTAGATGACGGCGACATTGTGACCTCCGCAGGCACCTCGGCCAGCATTGACTGCTGTCTGCATCTGGTTCGCCAGCAGTGTGGCGCGGACATTGCCAACTCGGTGGCACGCCAGTTGGTGGTTCCGCCCCACCGTCAGGGCGGACAGGCGCAGTTTGTTGAGCGGCCGGTGTATAACACGGCGGGCGGCGACCGCTTTATGCAGGCTTTGAACTGGGCCTCTTCCCACCTGCAACATGCATTGACCGTAGAGCAACTGGCAGACAAAGCCTTGATGAGCCGCCGCAGCTTCACCCGCCGTTTTCAGCAGGTCACTGGCACCACTTTCACCCAATGGCTGTTAAACCAGCGCCTTTCCGTCGCCCAACGCTTTCTGGAAAAAACTGACCAGCCGGTTGAACGCATCGCGCAAGAAGCAGGTTTCGGCTCTGCTCTTTCCATGCGTCGCCACTTCCAGCAGCAATTTAAAACCTCGCCTTCACTGTATCGCCGGGAATTTAAAACGCTGGGAGAATAA